The genomic segment CCACATAAGATATTTAAaattaattattattattatggagGAGAAacagcgacaaaagaaaatgattcAGTGATTCGGTCAATGCTTGACAACTTGCACTGGTGGTGGACAGACAGACAGATTTCTTTTCAGAAATTGAAACAGACAAACAAACAGAAACAACTACCCCCTCCGACCCGTATTACTTATCGCTGAAACAAGCACACACTAAATTAAGTAATATAGATCAGAGGGAGTAACAAACTTACAAAATATGGACTCAGAAAAGTGAGGTGCTAAAAGATCAGATTAAAACTGTCCGGGAGTTACGGTAACCATTAGGCGAAGTCTGAAACATCAAGCCATTCTAGATTTTTAAAAGACCAAATTTATTTGGATCAAGCAACAAGCGTGTGCAATGGCGTTCGTGGATCTCAACTCTTTGACCCCAGCAAAACAGGGCAGCTAGGACTCATTGGCATAGTCGAAGACCGCAATGAAGGGCATGAGAACGGATCCAATCCAGAGTTTGCCATCCTTCTCCTCCACTTCACTTACAGCCCTCACCACCTGCCCCTTCGTATCCTCCAAGATGTCGAGCACCTCCCCTCAGGACTGTACTTGATGATCAGCGCGTGCAGGTTGCCGCCGATCTGCATCAGGTAGTGGAACTTTGCGGGGATCGGGAGGCTGAGCAGGAACTTCCTCAGCCGGATGTGGCGACTCACGAGCCGGGCATAGACACTGCGCCGGCAATGGATTGCTACCCAGAACTCGCCTTTCTCGTTGGTCCTCACATTGTCTGGGAATCCAGGCAGGATGGCGAAGAGATCGACGGTCCCTGCCTTCTCACCCTTCAGCCAGTATCTGCTCAACCTGTCTCAGCAATGGCACAATAATCAGTGACTATGCAGTAGAATTGGGGGAGTCCCTGAACCAAATGGAGAGAAGATTATATGAACCTTCCGCGAGATCCTTCGCAGAAGACGAAGAATGAGCCATCCTTGCTTAAGCTCACCCCATTGGGAAATTGCAGGTTTCGGTGAAGAACTGTTGtttcctttgttttcgggtcgtATTTCAAGAGCCTGCCCGAGGGATCTCCGGCGAAAACCAACTGCATGAAATTCCTGCAGATGAATTGCAACACTGATAATTAGTTCCAACACCGCTAGCACAtctacatgaccaagaaattcctgcAGATGAATTGCCACACTACTAATTAATTACTGCAGAGAAACAGAGTAATTCTCACGAGTATCTCCTAGAGCAGAACTACTAGAAGTAAGCATTTCACAGCACACAAGCCCTTCAATTAGTTCAAAGTTTACTAGTGCCTTCCTTTTCCTACGCCAGCACATCTACATGATCAAGAGCATCCAGCCTGACATCTCTCGGACTACCCGTAAATTGTCATAAGAACGAAAAAAATGTCAATAAAGGTCATCAACAGAATCTTTTAAGCATAAAAATGAGGATAAAGCTTTGCACACTTCCTCTGTTTCTCGTGAGTGCCTCCTAGAGCAGAATTGCTGAAGCAAGCATTTTACGGCGACAGGTCCTTCAGTTGCTTCAAAGTTTACTAGTGCCTTCCTTTTCCGAAAGCAATATGTTACTCGTATAGAATTCTAAGGAGGAACAATAGCAAAATATTAAAATACGAAAAAGTTTCAGGCCCATCCCACCCACCTTCACGTGCATAATGGTGCATTCGCTTTAAGCACCATGCAAATCATTACGAAAAGTTGCTAAACTTTCCTCAGAAAGATACTACAGATGCAGTCCGAACTTCAAAAGTCCTCAGAGGATACCATGGTGTCTATGGCTACATCAGTTACCACTGTAACTGTCAAATCAAGCTACCACAAACCAAGCTTCCAATTATAGTGTCTTTTTTTAGAGGCAGTTATAAGGTCCTAATTTTTTCAATCAGCAGGTCTGCTCAAGTTTGTAGTAAAAAGTGAGGCAACGGATACAATACAGTGTGCAACCACAAACCAATACGATGagatgaagctgaagctgaatGAAACAGAGGACAGGATAAGGGCATCGGGCACGACGGACGGACCTTCTCTGGTAGAGGACGCTGCTGTCGGTGAAGTAGACGTTGCCATCGGCGTCAAGGTCGAGGTCGTTGGTGAAGTTGAAGCGCACGCCCTCGGCCTCGACGGCGAGCGGCGTGGCGAGCCCGCCGTCGGGCCCGACCTTGCACAGCCCGTAGTAGGCGTCGGCGATGTAGAGGTCGCCGGTCCTCCTGTCGAACCGGATGCCGAGCGCGCGGCCGCAGACGTGCTCGTCCTTGAGGTACTCCATGGGCGACGCCTTGGGCCCGCCGCAGCGGTCGGCGGTCCAGTTCGGGGAGGCGTGCGCGAAGTAGGCCCAGCGGGCGCCGTCCCAGAGCACGACGCGGCCGTCGGCGACGCCCGTGTAGGGCCCGCGGCCGCGCGGGTCGAAGGCGACGCTCTCGGGGCCCTGGACCTCGCCGCGGAACCGGATCTCCGCGCCGCGGAGCCGCTCGGCGGAGTCCGCGTGCGGGGGCATCTCGGCCGCGTCGGGGAGCTCCACGACGTGCGCCTCGAAGCCCGGGAAGTCCACCATGCTGCCCAGCCGCAGCGGGTCCGTCCCGCAgaacgccgccagcgccgccaccaccgccgccgcgacaACCACGCCCGTCGACACCATCTTCTCTCGCTCTGCGGCGCCTCGCCTTGTACGCCTCGCGTGGGTCTCTCCGCCTGCCTCGCGCGCACCAGCGGTGGTGGTTTAGCTATAGCAGCCAGGAGGGAGGGGCCATGGCTCTGTTGCGTCACTGCTGATGGCGGTCTGGCTGCGCAGCGTAGTGATTTTGATGCGCGAGCGGGAGGACGCAAGGCGCAACACACATGCCAACTACCCACCCTTCAGCGGCCAACCAGCTTCCCGTGCACAGCACGATGCACAAGCCGCCATCAAGCACTGTTGACTATTCGCTTCGGCATTCACTCCCAGTACGAGCACACAACTAACTACTGCCTGCTTTTCTTTCCGCAGAATCGACATGACAAAAGTGTCTTCATTTTTTAAACTTGCCTAGTAAAAGTTACAGCAAATATTTATTTATAACTGAACTGGAAATCTTTTCACTCCCCTGCATATGCACAACGAATCAAGTATACACAAATCAACACCACAAAGAGAGAAGCTAAGATCAAACTTaacaaaacaaacaaacagaaTCTCAATGAACAcggatcatcaaaattataagcttGAATGAACACTCAACAAGAATTTGGTAACAGGAATATCTGTAATACTTCAAGTCTGGTATCTGAACTATGTCACGAAATAGAACAAATGGTTACATACATGGTACATCATTTCAGACCCTAAACCCTACAACAAGGCAATGTCGCATCATCAGACACAGTACACTCTCAGCAACGACAAACTATCCTCTTAAAACTGAACAGCAATGGAAACTCACGCTACACATTCCCACTGTAATTTTACAATTTGGCTCGGACGCCTTATTGTGTACTTTGGAAATCTTGCACGAATTTCAATTCAACACTACAGCCAAGTCAATGTAAGTATAGCCTCCATTCTTACCCTTGAGTCTCGATCATGCTACAAATGAGAAACCAAGAGTTGGTTCTGGGGGGAGTTTACACCAGGCACTACCCAAATGTGTGACTAAACGGTTGGAGCCTCCTCGTTGTTACCCAGCTTTTTCGTCACCATATCATAAACTGTATCGACCTTGGCAGGGTCAACTTTGAATAATACATGAGCATCTTCCTTCTTGACAACACTACCCTTGAACATCTCCTGCATCAACACTTCCTGCATTTTCAGATAATGACTAGGTAGCAATCTGTTCTGACAGCACAGAAGTTTTTCCTGAAATAGAGAAGAAGAGCATTTGTTTATTCTACCGAGCTACACAAATACGTAAATGGCGACATCAAGAAGAAACAAGCAATGCCCTTACACTGGCACTTAATAGCTCTTCCCCAGGAAGACCAACAATATCCCAATCATCCCATTGTTTAGCGGTTGTATGTCCTGTGGTCTTTGGAGAATCCCTACCACCAGAATCCAAAATTGTACTGCCTTTCTTTAGATCCAAATTCCCATCTGTCTCAATTTTCATAGGCCGGTTTGTTTTGTGTACTGCTTTAGTAGTTGGAATAAGCTGGCCACTTTCCTTCGCTTTTTGAGCATTCATACCATACTCCTTTCTCCTCTTCTGCTCGATGTGTATCTTGGCTTCAGCCAGTGTACGGCATCCAGCGGAACGACATtcctggcatgaacaaaataaagTAATGTAAGGAATTATTcttgcacacaaaaaatgctgtaACAGCGAGTTGTAACTATTCTGTTTGCTTAGTTGAGAATCTGAATGTAGTAAGAGAAAATGGCAAGCTAAACATATGGACATGTGCCCAAAACTTTGGGGAAAAGTAGAACACCTGAAGCTCTTGAATCCTCCTCCGGATTTTCCGTTCTTCAATAACACTCCTAACAAGGGCTTCATGTTCCTCCTTAGTAAGGAAACGCATGAAGACCTTGTATCGATGGTAAACCTCCTTGTCCTCATTTGTAAGATCCTTCTCCAAAGGATTAGGGTACAGTAAGTTTCTTTCCAATATGAActcttttctccttttcctttcaTCAAGCCTATGGTGGAAAATAATCAAAAGGATGAGAAGCATAAAAAGGTTCTATAACTTCTAGCAGACTCATTGGTTATTAAACAGCAAGGTCTGTTGCAGCTTTTAATGAAGTCATGCAAACAGAACCATTTGTTCAAGTCAACTAGCAGCTTAAGCACTAAAAACATGGAGCCCTTTTCATCTGAATATTAATTAGTAGGAACCAATAAGAAGATGTTGCCATGATGATCTTTCTCAAACCAGAGGAATAAACTACTGCAACAACAGaatttacttttatttactacgAACAAACATTCTTTGCAGTTGACGAACCTTGACAAGTAAATTCGCAACACACGTAGCTTCAGTTCACGATCGGTTTCTGAATCAGTTTCTTTAAATTCCATCTCTGCAAGTGCTTGTTCAGCATCATTATCATACTCTGGGTCAAATTCATGCCTCTTTGCATTGTATCCACTCAATTCAGTCAACGAAGGCCCTTCTTCTGCAGAACATCTGGGCTTTTTTACGCCGATACTTCTATCCATATGACCATCTGGCAGATACAAATTGAACAGGCCAATATTCAATATACGATATTGCAGGAATCTGAAGAAATAATACAGGTGCGGCGTACGTAACTACGTATGtttcattatggtaaaataaataaaaaggatTTGCTTCTAAACACTCCAGATACCATTGTCTAGAGATCTGTCTTTGGTTTATTTTGATCATAAtacaaaattctaaaataaaaggGAAAATGGTTTTTCCGACCACGATTGTATATGTAAAGTCATCTCTTTAAAAGGgtaataaacttgatcaaacaTATCACAAAGGTGAACAACTTGGGAAAGGAAGCCATGCTAAGTAGTGTCTTATTTTCGCTTAATCTGAGAACAACAAAGGGATGTCTTTACTGACATGAAGGCAATGCTTGATGATGaatgaaaaacagaaaataacCCTAATGCATCCATCTGATCACCCATGGATAGTTTATTTATGGCTGTACCTTCAACTTTAGCTAGATTAGCACCATCTTTGAAATGCCCAACAGTTGAAGCTTTCTTATTTGCACCTGAAGCAGATTCAACTGCATTAGCATAATCCGGATCATGTTCAATGAGACTGGACAAACAAATATTAGGATCGAATCAGTCAAATTAGAAGACATACTACCAGGTATGTGCGAAGGTGATCGACTGGCTGGACCTTCTAGAAGTGCATCTTCCACCCTATGCAAGGCAACAATTGGTAACTAACCTCTTGCAAAGTTCAGATGCATGGTTATGAATATTCTAGAGCAAGAATAGCATACTTGACACGGGGTGGAGAAAATGGAGACTCATCCTTAGGAGTCCAATCCCCTGGTAACACTGGAATTCCTATATATAGAAAGAGGAAATATACAAACAAACATAGTGAGATATCATATCAAGTCTTTACTGTCATTCTTCTTTATGTAAGGGAGGACATTACTCAGGGCAGAAAGTACTTCTTAGCATCCTCACATTCAGAGTCATTACCGACAGAATAGTGTCCTGCCGGAGGTTTCTGTTATTTCATTATATTAGCTCATGCATTTGTGTGGATTCTTGTGTTCATGTCTGTGCTTCTGTGCATTCAGGCACATTTTCTTTCCTACTTATGAAATGTTGAGTTGGTGGTCGTTCGTTCACTCTCCGCCCCTACACCACAGCAAGGCCCATGCCATTTAGGGGCCCATACATGTACATATAGTATTGATATTCGACAGTAACGACTTATATATAGCTAACTGGCTCGGACCGCTGTACCTCCGGAAAACTGAAGCAATAAAACtagaaaagaaaacaatgaaCAGCCGACAAGGCCCACGTAACCCATAAACATGGAGATGTGGGATGCTAGCCTTCCCAATATCCTTCATGCTTTTTTCTCATATGCATGGTTTTGAAGGCGTCAAGGCGTCTTAGAGCGGGTTGGGGGCGCCCTGACGCCTAAGCAACGACTAGGCGGGTGCTTTAGACGCCTAGGCGCCTAAAGCGCTCGATTTTCCAAGGCAGAGGGGGGGCGGGCGCCTTGACGCCTAAGCGTCGCCACGCCTAAGCAACGCCTTTAAACCCGTGAACTAGCAATGTCTACATGATTCTTTTCATTTTACATTCTAACAGCTCCATTAATTACCAAACAAGAAACTTCTCTATTGAAGCCTTGGAGTGGTGCTAATCAATCACAACTGTCTTTGATCCCTACAAAAAAGATGTTGCAGCAACGATTTTGGAAGAACTATTTGAGGTAATTTACAGCATGCCACAAGAAAGAAAGATCCGCGTCCATATCCCTTATCCGCTGACTCCAaatctaaaaatacaaatatagGGTAATGGCTCCCAGTTTCCCACAAAAGCCCACAATTGCACGACACAGGACTTGAACGAGAGATGAGACCATGCCTAGTGTGCCATGGAGCACAAGAACAGCTGGTTGACATGCTGAGACAATCTAATTTATTGATCCGTAGTTAAGCACAGGTATTTAGCTCATAGTTATTAACAGCTAACATATCAGAAGTAAAGAAACAACGCTAGTACTAAATATCCTGATATAGAAAGAATTCTTGAAGACCAGAACTATGTAAGTAATGTAACCTAAACGGCTAAACCACCTGAGACACTAACATCACACACCCACGACCAATTAATATATGTAGTAAGGTATGTCAGCCTTCAAAATACATACCCAGCTTACGCTCACCAGAAGATCTAATACTCAGATGTTCAAGAAAAACATATAATATCCTGTTCCAGCCTAAATAGATTTTCTTTATCACCTGAAAAATATGTGATCACTGCTCACCTTTTTTACTCTCACCCTGTACTTTAGCCATGGCGAGAAGTTCCTTTCTATTCTTGCCATTAACATGAGACATGTCCTACAATGATGAGGTAGTATTGTATTAGGTATCAACTTTCAACTCTACAAATTAACAGGTTGACAAAATGATTACCGGAAGGGGATAACAAGGTGAGTTCATGTATGCAGTTGTATAATGATCAATGCATTGTGTCTTGCCCTTGGTACCAACATGCTCTGCAACTTCAGCCCAGTTTCCCAGACCATACATTTCAATGCCCTTCAATAATAACAGGTAAGCAGTCAGAACCCACAAGTCAGAAATGAACAGAACAAATGGACACTGAAAGTACCTCTAGAAGAAGGATTTCCTCGTCTGCATTCCAATCTGGACAAATTAGTGGAAAAGATAGGTTGTCCTGTTGCATAATTTCAGTTGAGTTAAAGCATGCAACTTACTAATAAATATTTAAAGTTCTAAGGTAGAAACTGTTTTCTTTTGCCGCTTCTCTTTGTTTATGAGAGCTGTCTCCAGGATGACCTGGGCGCACATGTAGTAAACCGCATATAGACAATTACAATAGAGATAGTTGATTATCTAACCATGTAGAACCAAACATATAATCTGAGTTAACGCATGTGCTGCTAAAGGACGCTTATAAGTGTATCCAAGTAAACATGAATAGAAGCATGAGTGCAATGGGATTGCGCAAAGATAGTGTTTGTGTGGGATGATTCGGCATTGGGGTGTCACATACTCATACTGCATTTTTTTTGCGTCCTGCCTTTTTGACTAAGTAGCAATCACCAAAGATTTACTATTCCAAATGACAAGTGGAATGCTACGCTTTAGGGGCAAAGTTATTAACAGCATATtaagtccattgcggtatcactcGATTGCTCTTCGACCCTAGTGGTTATTACTGCTGCTTCTGGACACTAATCAGTTAAGCATGCATTTGTGCACCAATTGCAATTCAGTGGGCAAGTAGGAAAACCAAGCTAAGCTAGGACACTGACCATGACCCTGTAGGGGTGATTGCTCCGATGCGGAGTGACCTCAGCTCCAACAGAGAAGCACTCGACACAGAGGTCGAAGTCCGGGCACTTGGAGCACTTGATCCGGATCTTCCCCGACAGGTCCTTGTTGCAGTAGTTGCAGTGGTACAGCGCCTTCTTCCCGTCGCCAGCTCCCCCGCACGCCGCCGAGAGGGAGTCCGACGCATCCCCGCTCGACGCAACCCTCCTCCGCTTCGACCTGCAGCAAAAACCGGCCGCGCATTACATTACACCACTCGCTCGCGCGCTAGTAGCCAAGGCAGAGCGAAATGCGAAGGGGGCAGAGCAGCGAGCGGGACCTGTGGTTGGTGTCGTCGTCGCCGGAGTTGGGCACCCCGCGAGACCGGCCCATCGCGGGCGGGGTCCGGGGGCCAAACCCTAGCTTCGCAAAcccctcgaaaccctaaccctagctcggCGCCGGGGCT from the Lolium rigidum isolate FL_2022 unplaced genomic scaffold, APGP_CSIRO_Lrig_0.1 contig_32828_1, whole genome shotgun sequence genome contains:
- the LOC124681055 gene encoding protein STRICTOSIDINE SYNTHASE-LIKE 3-like isoform X1, producing the protein MVSTGVVVAAAVVAALAAFCGTDPLRLGSMVDFPGFEAHVVELPDAAEMPPHADSAERLRGAEIRFRGEVQGPESVAFDPRGRGPYTGVADGRVVLWDGARWAYFAHASPNWTADRCGGPKASPMEYLKDEHVCGRALGIRFDRRTGDLYIADAYYGLCKVGPDGGLATPLAVEAEGVRFNFTNDLDLDADGNVYFTDSSVLYQRRNFMQLVFAGDPSGRLLKYDPKTKETTVLHRNLQFPNGVSLSKDGSFFVFCEGSRGRLSRYWLKGEKAGTVDLFAILPGFPDNVRTNEKGEFWVAIHCRRSVYARLVSRHIRLRKFLLSLPIPAKFHYLMQIGGNLHALIIKYSPEGRCSTSWRIRRGRW
- the LOC124681055 gene encoding protein STRICTOSIDINE SYNTHASE-LIKE 3-like isoform X2, with the protein product MVSTGVVVAAAVVAALAAFCGTDPLRLGSMVDFPGFEAHVVELPDAAEMPPHADSAERLRGAEIRFRGEVQGPESVAFDPRGRGPYTGVADGRVVLWDGARWAYFAHASPNWTADRCGGPKASPMEYLKDEHVCGRALGIRFDRRTGDLYIADAYYGLCKVGPDGGLATPLAVEAEGVRFNFTNDLDLDADGNVYFTDSSVLYQRRNFMQLVFAGDPSGRLLKYDPKTKETTVLHRNLQFPNGVSLSKDGSFFVFCEGSRGRLSRYWLKREKAGTVDLFAILPGFPDNVRTNEKGEFWVAIHCRRSVYARLVSRHIRLRKFLLSLPITAKFHYLMQIGGNLHALIIKYSPEGEVLDILEDTKGQVVRAVSEVEEKDGKLWIGSVLMPFIAVFDYANES
- the LOC124681052 gene encoding transcriptional adapter ADA2 isoform X3, giving the protein MGRSRGVPNSGDDDTNHRSKRRRVASSGDASDSLSAACGGAGDGKKALYHCNYCNKDLSGKIRIKCSKCPDFDLCVECFSVGAEVTPHRSNHPYRVMDNLSFPLICPDWNADEEILLLEGIEMYGLGNWAEVAEHVGTKGKTQCIDHYTTAYMNSPCYPLPDMSHVNGKNRKELLAMAKVQGESKKGIPVLPGDWTPKDESPFSPPRVKVEDALLEGPASRSPSHIPGANKKASTVGHFKDGANLAKVEDGHMDRSIGVKKPRCSAEEGPSLTELSGYNAKRHEFDPEYDNDAEQALAEMEFKETDSETDRELKLRVLRIYLSRLDERKRRKEFILERNLLYPNPLEKDLTNEDKEVYHRYKVFMRFLTKEEHEALVRSVIEERKIRRRIQELQECRSAGCRTLAEAKIHIEQKRRKEYGMNAQKAKESGQLIPTTKAVHKTNRPMKIETDGNLDLKKGSTILDSGGRDSPKTTGHTTAKQWDDWDIVGLPGEELLSASEKLLCCQNRLLPSHYLKMQEVLMQEMFKGSVVKKEDAHVLFKVDPAKVDTVYDMVTKKLGNNEEAPTV
- the LOC124681052 gene encoding transcriptional adapter ADA2 isoform X2; protein product: MGRSRGVPNSGDDDTNHRSKRRRVASSGDASDSLSAACGGAGDGKKALYHCNYCNKDLSGKIRIKCSKCPDFDLCVECFSVGAEVTPHRSNHPYRVMDNLSFPLICPDWNADEEILLLEGIEMYGLGNWAEVAEHVGTKGKTQCIDHYTTAYMNSPCYPLPDMSHVNGKNRKELLAMAKVQGESKKGIPVLPGDWTPKDESPFSPPRVKVEDALLEGPASRSPSHIPGSANKKASTVGHFKDGANLAKVEDGHMDRSIGVKKPRCSAEEGPSLTELSGYNAKRHEFDPEYDNDAEQALAEMEFKETDSETDRELKLRVLRIYLSRLDERKRRKEFILERNLLYPNPLEKDLTNEDKEVYHRYKVFMRFLTKEEHEALVRSVIEERKIRRRIQELQECRSAGCRTLAEAKIHIEQKRRKEYGMNAQKAKESGQLIPTTKAVHKTNRPMKIETDGNLDLKKGSTILDSGGRDSPKTTGHTTAKQWDDWDIVGLPGEELLSASEKLLCCQNRLLPSHYLKMQEVLMQEMFKGSVVKKEDAHVLFKVDPAKVDTVYDMVTKKLGNNEEAPTV
- the LOC124681052 gene encoding transcriptional adapter ADA2 isoform X1, whose translation is MGRSRGVPNSGDDDTNHRSKRRRVASSGDASDSLSAACGGAGDGKKALYHCNYCNKDLSGKIRIKCSKCPDFDLCVECFSVGAEVTPHRSNHPYRVMDNLSFPLICPDWNADEEILLLEGIEMYGLGNWAEVAEHVGTKGKTQCIDHYTTAYMNSPCYPLPDMSHVNGKNRKELLAMAKVQGESKKGIPVLPGDWTPKDESPFSPPRVKVEDALLEGPASRSPSHIPGIESASGANKKASTVGHFKDGANLAKVEDGHMDRSIGVKKPRCSAEEGPSLTELSGYNAKRHEFDPEYDNDAEQALAEMEFKETDSETDRELKLRVLRIYLSRLDERKRRKEFILERNLLYPNPLEKDLTNEDKEVYHRYKVFMRFLTKEEHEALVRSVIEERKIRRRIQELQECRSAGCRTLAEAKIHIEQKRRKEYGMNAQKAKESGQLIPTTKAVHKTNRPMKIETDGNLDLKKGSTILDSGGRDSPKTTGHTTAKQWDDWDIVGLPGEELLSASEKLLCCQNRLLPSHYLKMQEVLMQEMFKGSVVKKEDAHVLFKVDPAKVDTVYDMVTKKLGNNEEAPTV